From the Desulfuromonas thiophila genome, the window GGGGCTCAGCCGTTGTAGTAGATCTGGTAGAGGGTTTCCTGTCCCAGCAGGCGGTCGACCTCATCCTGCAGGGCAATGCGCTGTGGATCGCGCAGCCAGCTGTTCCAATTCTCCAGCGTTTTCCAGCTACTGATGACCACACGCTCGCTGGGGTCGTCGTAATTGACCAAGGTTTCCCCCGCCAGATAACCCGGCTGGGCATGGGCCAGCGCGCGCATCTTCAGCAGCAGAGGGCGCAGTGCTTCTTCCTTATCGGCAGGCACGTGGCGCAGAATGATGATTTTAACGGCCATGGCAAAATCCTTTGCAGGGTAAAAGGGCAGGACGGCCGACACGCTTGCC encodes:
- a CDS encoding antibiotic biosynthesis monooxygenase family protein; this translates as MAVKIIILRHVPADKEEALRPLLLKMRALAHAQPGYLAGETLVNYDDPSERVVISSWKTLENWNSWLRDPQRIALQDEVDRLLGQETLYQIYYNG